The following are encoded in a window of Corythoichthys intestinalis isolate RoL2023-P3 chromosome 8, ASM3026506v1, whole genome shotgun sequence genomic DNA:
- the slc2a15b gene encoding solute carrier family 2 member 15b — protein MVEELLVVKEAKISRNLTKSLLAVAFLASFGSSMLYGFNLAVVNSPAQYIKDFYNETLQEKYGWIPDERYITILYSLTVSIFAIGGMLGALLVGKLVTKYGRKGTLVRSTVLVFVGGGLMGLSRAWREPSMVVIGRFIVGVHSGISLSVVPMYLGEIAPKNLRGFLGLIPSIHICLGVFIAQVLGLKELMGKEQHWPLLMSLIVFPTLVQLMLLPWFPESPRYLLIEKGNVHATIAALKWFRAKGNIQLEVEEMQEEQRSLSSIQTVSVCGLLMDHCVRWQVITIVVVNIGMQLSGIDAIWFYTNDIFKNAGIPEPHIQYTTVGTGAIEVISGMLGCIAIERVGRRPLMIGGYIFMSLCCAGITVSFFLQEHLSFMRYLSVGCVVGIIAGFCIGPAGVPFLITAELFKQSHRPSAYTLGGCLNWLSNFTIGFVFPFLEQATGPYCYLIFCAICLGVAIYTIFIIPETRNKTFMEISQMFASKNNILEEELTSNGHLKMSLMNGYGTLGHHNIK, from the exons ATGGTGGAGGAACTCTTGGTGGTAAAGGAGGCCAAAATCAGTAGG AACCTCACGAAGTCCCTGCTGGCAGTTGCTTTTCTGGCTTCGTTCGGCAGCTCCATGCTCTATGGATTTAATCTTGCTGTGGTCAACTCTCCCGCGCAG TATATCAAAGACTTCTACAATGAAACTCTTCAAGAAAAGTATGGCTGGATTCCAGATGAGCGGTATATCACAATCTTATACTCCCTTACTGTGTCTATCTTTGCCATTGGTGGGATGCTCGGAGCTCTGTTAGTGGGAAAACTAGTAACCAAGTATGGGAG GAAGGGGACGCTGGTGAGATCAACTGTCCTCGTGTTTGTTGGAGGAGGTCTCATGGGCCTTAGCAGAGCATGGAGGGAGCCATCCATGGTCGTCATTGGACGCTTCATTGTTGGAGTACACTCGG GTATCTCTCTCAGTGTGGTTCCTATGTACCTTGGTGAGATTGCCCCCAAGAATCTACGAGGTTTTCTTGGTCTGATTCCGAGCATCCATATTTGCCTCGGAGTCTTCATTGCTCAGGTCCTGGGGCTTAAAGAGCTGATGGGAAAG GAACAGCACTGGCCTCTGCTCATGTCCCTGATAGTATTTCCAACCCTGGTCCAGCTGATGCTGTTACCATGGTTTCCTGAGAGCCCACGTTATCTGTTGATAGAAAAGGGCAATGTTCACGCCACCATTGCAG CCCTCAAGTGGTTCCGTGCTAAAGGCAACATCCAGTTGGAGGTGGAGGAGATGCAAGAGGAACAACGTTCTTTGTCCTCCATCCAGACTGTATCCGTATGTGGACTCCTTATGGACCACTGTGTTCGCTGGCAAGTCATCACCATTGTAGTGGTCAACATCGGCATGCAGCTGTCTGGCATTGATGCG ATATGGTTCTACACAAATGATATATTTAAGAATGCCGGAATTCCAGAACCCCATATTCAGTATACCACAGTGGGAACTGGAGCCATTGAGGTCATCTCTGGAATGCTTGGG TGTATTGCAATTGAACGTGTAGGTCGGAGACCTCTGATGATTGGCGGTTACATCTTCATGAGCCTGTGCTGTGCTGGGATCACCGTGTCTTTCTTCTTGCAG GAGCATCTGTCCTTCATGCGCTACCTCAGCGTTGGCTGCGTTGTTGGGATTATTGCTGGTTTCTGTATTGGTCCAG CCGGCGTGCCCTTTCTGATCACAGCGGAGCTCTTCAAGCAGTCACACCGACCATCAGCGTACACCTTGGGCGGCTGTCTCAACTGGTTGTCTAACTTCACCATCGGCTTTGTTTTTCCCTTCCTTGAG CAAGCTACTGGTCCTTACTGTTACCTCATCTTCTGCGCCATCTGCCTTGGAGTGGCCATCTACACCATCTTCATCATTCCTGAAACCAGGAACAAAACCTTCATGGAGATCAGTCAGATGTTTGCCTCCAAGAACAACATCCTAGAAGAGGAGTTGACATCCAACGGGCACTTGAAAATGTCTCTGATGAACGGTTATGGGACGCTGGGCCATCACAATATAAAGTAA